In Phacochoerus africanus isolate WHEZ1 chromosome 2, ROS_Pafr_v1, whole genome shotgun sequence, one DNA window encodes the following:
- the SOCS6 gene encoding suppressor of cytokine signaling 6 has translation MKKISLKTFRKSFNLSKSKEETDFMVVQQPSLAGDFGKEDSLFGSCYGKDMASCDINSEDEKGGKNRSKSESLMGTLKRRLSAKQKQKGKGGGPSGGSADEDTFSSASAPLVFKDVRAQRPMRSTSLRSHHYSPTPWPLRPTASEETCIKMEVRVKALVHASSPGPALNGVRKDFHDLQADTACQEQTNSLKSSESQDGDLRLHLDEHVPVVIGLVPQDYIQYTVPLEEGMYPLEGPRSYCLDSSSPMEVSALPPPAGGGSFPEDENQVDQDLVVAPEIFVDQSVNGLLIGTTGVVLQSPRASHDDVPPLSPLLPPLQTNQIQRNFGGLAGTDAHVAESVRCHLNFDPNSAPGVARVYDSVQSSGPMVVTSLTEELKKLAKQGWYWGPITRWEAEGKLANVPDGSFLVRDSSDDRYLLSLSFRSHGKTLHTRIEHSNGRFSFYEQPDVEGHTSIVDLIEHSIRDSENGAFCYSRSRLPGSATYPVRLTNPVSRFMQVRSLQYLCRFVIRQYTRIDLIQKLPLPNKMKDYLQEKHY, from the coding sequence ATGAAGAAAATCAGTCTTAAAACCTTCCGGAAATCTTTCAACCTGAGTAAAAGTAAAGAAGAAACGGATTTCATGGTAGTACAACAGCCATCTCTAGCCGGTGACTTCGGAAAAGAGGATTCCTTATTCGGTAGCTGCTATGGGAAGGATATGGCCAGCTGTGACATCAACAGTGAAGATGAAAAAGGCGGAAAGAATAGATCAAAAAGCGAAAGCCTAATGGGTACGCTAAAAAGACGACTTTCTGCGAAACAGAAGCAGAAGGGCAAGGGTGGCGGGCCCTCCGGAGGCTCTGCGGACGAGGACACCTTTTCCTCTGCCTCGGCGCCCCTGGTCTTCAAAGATGTGAGGGCGCAGAGGCCCATGAGGTCCACCTCGCTGCGCAGCCACCACTACAGCCCCACGCCCTGGCCGCTGCGCCCCACTGCCTCGGAGGAGACATGCATCAAGATGGAGGTGAGGGTCAAGGCCCTGGTCCATGCATCCAGCCCCGGCCCAGCCTTGAACGGCGTGCGCAAGGACTTCCATGACCTCCAGGCCGACACCGCGTGCCAAGAACAGACGAACTCGCTCAAGAGTTCCGAGTCTCAGGACGGGGACCTGCGTCTCCACCTGGACGAACATGTGCCTGTCGTTATCGGACTCGTGCCTCAGGACTACATTCAGTACACTGTGCCTTTGGAGGAGGGCATGTACCCTCTGGAAGGACCGCGCAGCTATTGTCTAGACAGCTCCTCCCCCATGGAGGTCTCCGCCCTGCCCCCGCCGGCGGGAGGGGGCTCCTTCCCCGAGGACGAGAATCAGGTAGACCAGGACCTGGTTGTGGCCCCGGAGATCTTTGTGGACCAGTCGGTGAATGGCTTGCTGATCGGCACCACGGGAGTCGTGTTGCAGAGCCCGAGAGCGAGTCACGATGACGTCCctccactctcaccattgctaCCTCCCCTGCAGACAAATCAGATCCAAAGGAATTTTGGCGGGCTCGCGGGCACAGACGCCCACGTGGCCGAGAGTGTGCGCTGTCACTTGAATTTCGATCCTAACTCTGCTCCTGGGGTTGCAAGAGTTTATGACTCAGTACAGAGTAGTGGCCCCATGGTTGTGACAAGCCTTACAGAGGAGCTGAAAAAACTTGCAAAACAAGGATGGTACTGGGGACCAATCACACGCTGGGAGGCGGAAGGGAAGCTGGCAAATGTGCCAGATGGTTCTTTTCTTGTTCGGGACAGTTCTGATGACCGTTACCTTTTAAGCTTGAGCTTTCGCTCCCATGGCAAAACCCTTCACACTAGAATTGAACATTCAAATGGTAGGTTTAGCTTTTATGAACAACCGGATGTGGAAGGACACACGTCGATAGTGGACCTAATTGAACACTCAATCAGGGACTCTGAAAATGGGGCCTTTTGTTATTCAAGGTCTCGGTTGCCTGGCTCTGCAACGTACCCAGTGAGACTGACCAACCCCGTGTCGCGGTTCATGCAGGTGCGCTCCCTGCAGTACCTGTGTCGTTTTGTTATACGTCAGTACACCAGAATAGACCTGATCCAGAAACTGCCTTTGCCAAACAAAATGAAGGATTATTTACAGGAGAAGCACTACTGA